The sequence below is a genomic window from Tubulanus polymorphus chromosome 1, tnTubPoly1.2, whole genome shotgun sequence.
AGATCGGTTGTATCAGTCGTCAGTCAGAGAATCGTGGGAGGTAAAACTGTATGGAATTGTAAAGCCAGTAAATCGTGTAATTCTGACGGAGGATGTTTCGTTCAGGCCAGATGCTACAAAAGATCGTAACTTATTtcagatttcatcgaataaatgataaatcattGTCTAATCCTCCGATTgttctatttttcttttttccacTGTAGTCCTACAAACTAtaaagaatttattaaaaactcgaattttcggttttcgGTTTAATCCTAAAAACCATTCTCAAGAGTGAGAATGGTTTTGAGAATGTGGCTCTTGAGAATGGCTTTTGggataaaaccgaaaattcgagtttttaataaattctttatatttttgatgttttaaaatctctttcgAACTTGTGAATGTGGGACTTATATTTCATTCGTCTCTCGCGATTTATTGCGTAGTTTTATCACgttaatatatacatgtatttacaatGATTAGTCTagctaaaacaaacaaataatatCAACAATTTTCTAGTTACAATGcaaaatttgaatcaatgatATGTACATAATGTAACCAAGTAGCCTAGCCAGGTTTAAATGACTTGGACGTTAAAGGACAAGTATCATCAACGGAGGTTCATACAAGATATTTTCCATATTATCAGTGAAGATATAACAGTCACACTAGTTTCAAAATGTAATCAATTTATATATCACACTTGGACAAGCATCGTAAGGCCGATGTTTTAAATCAATGGTATTTACCAAAGCCTTGTATTTCAGAATATTTGGCGGACGCCAGAAAAAAGAGGGAATGTGTAACTTGCGTTCTGTTCGTAATGAATTGCATTCGAGTAAAACATGGAATTCATCACCTATTTCTATTTATCCcaagatttatcaaaattctcaCGTGTATACCGATCTACTTCCACAGGCAACGTATGGTTATTTGAACGAGACTTTAGTAGTCATCGTTTATGCGGGAGAGTTCtatcagatatttttctaGGCAAAATTCTGATTTAATCAGGTGATAATTCATCAGGTTATCTTTATCGTTCACATCCCTGAGCCATTTTTGAATCGACTGGTAGccctgtccaattctgcgccacctgcattcggGACAGGTTTATCCTCCGCGGAATATACGgatccaatcagatttcagtatttcatcacgTGAACAATGTAACATGGCCGCCTACACTGTGTCTCGATTTACGTTCCATGGACCTCTTTAAAGTCATTTTTTATAccaatgaagaaagaaattcCGTTAAAACTGCCAGGTAACGCTTCTGCAGGCACTTGTTTAGCGTGTGGTACCGAAAATATCGGCATTCAATTCAGGATGGCTGCGTGACAGCGCCGTCAAAACCTACCGGTCGTCAATCAGCGATTTGGACTGGTGGATGGAAACAACAATACATACAATAAATCAACAGATgtgaaatcaaataatattCTCTGTTTCAGGTGTCATGTCACGTACTATCATCGCGGCTTGAAATACTATTCGGGCAACGGTGGAGCATTTTTGGGAGCAGCATGAGTAGTGCAGGAGCAGTAGGAGCATCATCATAGGATTAGCAAGAGCAGCACCATAGGATTAGTGCAAGAGCAGCATCATAGGGGTAACTAATGTACATGTAACTAATTTACAGTAAACCTCTTTACAAGGATTATCATCGACCGCTTCGATTCCGCGATCTGTGGGTGAAAATAAAACACCGTTCAAAATCACTTTAGTTGTTGACTCTGATTTTCCTGGTTCTACATTCATTACTAGAACTTCCGGGGCGTATTGCATTCCCGAATTAAGCGACTGTAAGACGCTGTTAGCCACGTGTTCGTGCTCGGTCGCTTTCAGAACATCCAGGAAGAGATAATTATAAGAATTTGCTAAACCCATTAGAGAGTTTGATAGATATGCTATGGTGGTTGTGATGATGATTGTGTAACCTATAAGATCCTGACTGTTAATTAGcaatattcataaaatctcGCTAGCTATGGTAACTGTATGCATGAATATTACAGTATAGGCTGTTATGATgtagaaaataagaaaatccaCCACGATTATGATTAACATTCGCAGAGGGATATAGACCAATCTTCGCTGTCTGGCGAGAAAGTGTTGGTTGTGGAGATAGTATATGTACGATTTCTGGACaaagaaaataaacgaaaTACCCGGAGCCAAATGGAAAATTAATGTTAAAGCCCCTTCGATCATGGCAACCAAAATCATGATGAAACATAGTAGAAAAAACACTAGGTGGCAATATTGTTGTTGGTTTGTATctttttctgtgaagaaacagaaaaccaaCCCTAATAACGTTTCAACGTTTTTATCTCAAAggaaatttcaacaatttattatttacacCAAATagaaacaatacaataattaCAAAACCTATTTTCATCTCcggagaaaatgaaattcaagttTTCCCTTCAAGGACGGACGCTGCACCTACGAGTCCCGAGTCGAACACTTTGTTCACCTTGAACCCTAGACAACACTCATCAAGGTTTATATAGATATGGCTCATTTCCAACATCGAACTGATAAACAAACATTGGATCGAGTCCAATACGCATTGATTGCAACGCATTCTGTGCAGGTAGTATTTAGGAAACGACTCCTCAAATAAACCCGTTATCTGTAGTGCTTGCTTCTATCGTCCTATACCTGATAATGAGATTAATAGCTATTATTATTCTGAGGTGAATCCACGCTATTTTCCGGGAAACCTTGAAAACAGCGTCACGCGATAGACACGAGGTCTAAAAGTACACTCATGACTTCGAGTTATTATTGTTTTCATCAACCGGATGCGAATGGGTTTTCGAGTCGAGCGCTGACGTTCCTAGATACCATAAATCCCGCACACAATCGATTTGTctttgttttagttttagtcgAATGAGAGAATCTAATGTTTGTAAATGATGGTCGTAACAATCAGCGGGAAAACGAGTTCGCAAATATTCCGCAATTCGAGTCACATATTCGACGTTGTGTCCCGAGGAACCGCGAGCGTTAACGATCCGCTCAGCGAGAACGTCGTCTTCTTCCGGTCCCGTATAAAGTCGATTATCACAAGTAGCCGAATAAACGATTACAGATATATCAGAATCTGATCGTCTGCTGTCAGTTGAATACTGATAGAATTTACTATGAAACATCGTGTAGCCACCGTTTAGTATTTCCCGCCCGTTTAAATGCAGTAAAGCTTCCTTTACTTGAGTTCTGCCGACAACTTCAAATGCAGTTCCCCAAACCGTGCTCTGAAATATACAATTCAAAATGCTCATTAATTCATTGCAGTTTTATCCGATTAACAACAATACCACAGTTTACTCTATTGACATTTAATGTATGGTCTCCTTTCTCCTTTATTGTTGATcgctttttcttttcttttttcaattacaatcgtttacttttcatttatgatgaatataaaattaatttgaaatgaatttgaattttaaaccTTGGATTCGATGAAAGCACATTAAAATACAGGAAATCCACATTAAGGGAATTTGACCATCtcagaatttgaatattatatataatactGTAGGGGCTTTATTTTCATACACGTTGAGTATTTCCGGCAAATCCGAGTTTCCGAGTATTTTACTTTCGTCAGCTGTTAGCTATTATTGTGTATAGTTAACAACAGATTCCTAGTATTACTAACACGCGGATGTCCACGCGCACGTGGCTAATTATCATATCAATGTAAACAAGCTGATGCAATACGCAGTGAACTAGTGCAGTGGCAGCTGGCTGGTaaccaaaacaaacaaaacccatgcttttatagaaaaaatataCGTACGTTTTCGTTTGGAACAAGAGTCGCCACTCTACCAGgctgaaattgataaataatattcattaaaatcgcATTCAAGCACTAGATACGCAACCCAGGACCCAGCTACAGAACCCAGGCAGCAGAGAACTCATGCTAGAACCCAGGCAGCCGCAGACGACAACTGTGCACTTCACAGATGTTTTTGTTTCCTTATAATTGGttaaaaatcagaaatttATTATCAGCGAAGGTTTCCTGTATAAGCCTAAGCAGCGACTGGCCAGCGAATCTCAACCTGTGTTGTTTTTTAGCGTATCCCCTGGGCAGACTAAAATCACTCTACACACAAATTACAATTACGATACAGAAATTTATTCATGAGaaatggtttactgtattAACTGTAAACCAAATAAAAGGAATCAGTCTTGCATTCTATCTCTGATCACTTACATATGTTTTAGTGCCTCTGTGATGAGTACTGCTCTGCCAGAACTTCCTCGAATATCCTTTTATAAAACCTATCAATTCATTCTCGTATTCGAATCCCGGTTTCCATAGCAACGATCCGTATCCAAATATCCACAACCGTTCTTTTTCTTCCGGTAAAATAATCATTGTTATAATTTTGGAGATAGCTAACAGACATGTATAGTGCGTGATAGTAGTAGCTGTTATCGCTAGTGTGTTGAATGAAACGAGCGTCCGCTATGCCGAGACTGTGTCGACAATGACGTCACAGCTAGCTGTACCAATAGGATGACAGAGCGGCAGGTGCGTGGTTGAAGCTGATGCAACAACGATAATCTGATGCAATACTAAAACCAGACAGGATGATACGCGGACAGGGGTTTCGATTGAACCGTCGTAAAATTCCGGTTGAGGAACATCAATTCCATATCCTTCTTCGGTATCATGCAGCCTTCATCAGTTCGATGATAATTTTCAGTAGCGCATGTGGCAGTCCTCAAGATCAGGCTGTATCCCGTCAGAATACAGTGCTGATTGAAAAAGTGCCCTCATGAATTTTTGTCATATACTGTCAAagattatttctaaaaaaaaggaTTTCTGTCGCCGGTAACATCATAATGCGACAGTTCATCATTGCATTGGGGCTCGTAAAAATAGTAATTGGCCGTAAAAAGCGTTCTCTGCAGAATACTCAGAGCCTTTCTAAAACGCCGGAAAGTGGGTCGCAATTAGAGCTACATCTGTCATAAGAAACTCATCAATAAAagattgattattttctgaaatgttttttagCTGCTTGAACGACAGTATTAACACGTAGAATTGATAAgttcacacctgacgatgatctctagggtgagatcgaaacgtcgtgtcttctatatattttagagtttttaaattattttaatctgtagatagtgagTTGTacctctctcctcccctccctcctccctccgtCCCTCAGTCTTCCCTCCCTAATTCTCTCCCTAACCCCCTCCAGCACGCGGGCTGTGTAATTGTGATATCTCTCGACTTTAAAGATGAACAAATGTTAACATATAGCTCCAATCAATCAAGTGACTTTTCTCATGAAATGGGACTGGTTGAAGCAGGGAACTAAGTATTTTTGATTCTTCACGAAGGAGTAACACATGGTTCTCACACTTCAGTGTTTTTTAGTACCTTGATGTAAGAACGGACAGAAAACCAGCAGATCAGACATTATGTTCTCAGAATCCAAGTTGGAACAATTATCTTATCATTGTTACTGACGGTAAGGTTTGATTTCACTCATCTTAAAATTCTTCAGATTATAacgaaaattagaaattaattgatatgaatgaATCATTATGACATAAATAATGCTTGGACTTTTTGAGAATTTCAGAGTATTCGTCATATAGATAGAGGTCTTTTTATAATAGGCATTTTAGAATGGAAGGGAACCGAAAAaggatgaaaataaacattttatcattgaGTATAATTTTCCGCATAAATCCTCGGAACgactgcagaaaaaaattaaaaaggagTAAAAATTGTGCAGAACAAAGAAATTGTAATGAAAATGCGGaggatttagaaaaaaaataattttctcaatttgatgatttttgcagAATTCCGGCAGCCGGATCCGTAttacaattaattaaaaacaaGGCTTTATCAATTTAATCTAATCTAATCAGAAAACAACATCATATCTATTAAGTTAGTTagattttgatagaaataCTTACTGATCATTCAAGAAATTCTGATTATTGTTGAATTCTCAGTGAACAAAAAAAATCACTTTGCTGTAGTTTGAAATGTAACGATTTATTGTAGTTTTTAGACACGTCTTGGGATGATGAAACTGTTGGTGATTATCCTCGCTTTATTCGCCGGTAagttatcaatttatcaagaacaaaagaaaaaaatgaactggccattttgaaaatttctacTTTGAAAACTTTTGATCAAAATCTACATAAAGTAGCGGTGGTTATTCATTTCGACAGGTTGCAATCATTTCAATCACTTTGTGTTttgatcaggttcgaatcccacatttATTCCTGAAATGTTGTACGTATCACTTCTAATGATGATgcattgatgacgtagtgcacatcctctcaaaaaattaaaattaaaaaaaaattgaataaactttatgaaatatttttgattacaaaataaatgcaaaaattcaaaattgtgattgttattttgaaacgtcaCTACTGATGACGTAGttcacatcgactcacacagaacccctttAAACAACGCATGTATCAATGTATAAACATTAGTGTTACCattttttacggcgtcaaaaaatgttttttttttacgaatggtgaattttctttttctatacaGAAGCGGCGGGTCAGGAATTAATAACAGTTCGTGGTAAACTGGCGCAACGGCGCGATGACGCCCCGAGTCGGGCCGTCTGCCCTGACGGGTACGTCATCAAAACATGTCGCTGCGAGTTCAGGAACAGATGTGATGGAGCCTTGTTCGAAAATGGAACGACATGTCTCATAAAGATGACTGCGGGAAAAGCTCCAACAAAGGTTTACTCATTTACTAAATATGATTATAAAATTATTAAAGATGATGTTACCAAGACAAACACCTTTTTCCTTGCTGGAAATGTGATCTTTCCACGATATGGATTCGaacatgattttgattttcacgataccatcaggttcgaatcccgaggATGGCTATGAAGCTGGTAATGGAATCCCTTAATCTTTATGTTATTTTTATCTCTATACTCAGGCGATTGGACAATGTACTCGGGATATATGTGGTGATGTTTGGAATACTGCAAGCACAAAACTTTTCATCAGACCATCAGTAAATTGTCCCTATGGATTCGATATGACTGATTGTAATATCTACACTCCGTGAGTATTTCATCGAGATTACACTGGATATCGTTATTTCAGGACGATGCCGCCAGGGGGCAGTTCAGATCACTACTTCAACCTTCAGTtagatagaaatgataaattacgTTCCACTTGTAAAATGTTAAAAACCTGTATATATTTAAAGATGGAAACAAAAAACTAATCTGCGGAATGTATATGCAACTAAAAGCCAGGTACAGAGTGGAGGCAGAACCGTTTGGAATTGCCAGTCAGATGCGCGATGTGAGGGTTACAGGTCCCAATGTTCAGTTCAAGCGAGATGTTACAAGAAATCAGTACAATAAGAATTGATAGAATCTAATTCACTTTTATCAAATAAAACTATATGCAATAACGTACTCTTGGTTTTTCTGAGCGACAATTTTGGAGATTTATATGTTCCCCATCTGTTCACGCAGTGACGTGTGTTAGGTATTAATATTGAGGTGTCTCcagtttatcaaaaatatcatctttttcaaatcggttttgtatttcttctgtttgtagctgatgttttttttttatggaGAGGGAAACAACTGACGCATTTTAGTACAGACACACTGAATTCCTCTagtttttctattttaattgATGAATTCGTAGGAATCTCCCCTCCACTGCCGAAACGGGAGATAGGGGTATTCTTTTTGTAGATAAACTACACTTATTGTCGTGAACATGGACGGGGTCGATTCAAAAAATCCAAGTTATATGATACTGAGTTAAATTGAGTCACCTCCTTCTCTACAGATCCGTTTGAGAGACGAGCCTTGGGAGAGCCCTGTCACACTCGAACCTTACACGGCTAGAATCTTGGAGGAGCCCAATGCCATCAgggaccagttccacagtcgtgagttagcgTTAATTAACTCTgacttaaaatcaattcattttcaatgagttaactctgagtcaaatcttaattcacaacttactgtggaactgagtcgaATCCCTGCCGCATTATAGGATTCATATATGGACCTGGATCCGACCGATATGATGCATATaacttgaaatattaattgacttctaaataaaaaatagataTTAAGACACAGTGAATCTTAGCCGTAATCGTTTAATAGATCTTTCTCAATGAACATTACACTGAAACGATTTCAAATTGGTAGGAAACGTTATACCGCGGGTTGTATATggttatatattttgatatcccCGTTGAGGAATATGATTCCTGAGCTTGAAACGACATATGTTTTTCACACTCAAgcgattttatttttgaaacgaGACCAGACGAGAGTTTTTGTATACGTGTTATTTGCGCAGAATCCGGTGATCAGTCAACAACTATTCTATCAATACTGCACggtaagtttaatttcattacTAAGAATTTATAacgaaaattctgaaatagagttatatgaattagaaattcaatttagtttaattaaattaaattcaatttaactTTGATTTAATGACGATATTTTTATCCATCAGATTATGATAATTTTGAAACAATTGTTACGATTTATTGTAGTTTTTAGACACGTATCCTTGTGATGATGAAACTCTTGGTGGTTATCCTCGCTTTATTCGCCGGTAAGttttcaatttatcattcACAAAAATTTCAAGAATGTAAAAACCATATTCATAAGAATTAGGGTGGAAGAAAGCTTTgtgattcaaataaatttaTCTAAAATGTCTTAGACAACTCAATCCGCAAATACCAGAGACGGAATTAAAAACTTATCTTATGTTCATTCAATTTCTACAtgtcatttgttttttaagtTAAAATTTGCATAATGTAATGGCGGCGACTCATTTCAATCGGTCAAATGCACCATACGTGTCGattgagttcgaatcccacgtTTACTGAAACATTTAATCATTAGGTTATGAAGTGTAATTTCAATGGAAAAAAATCCCAAGGGAGATGAAATCAAAAGGTTGTCTTGTCCCATAGaaattttagtttattttttcacCGATCAAGTTCCTTAAGCAACATAAAGCGTTTACTACGAATGATGCCAGATTTGTTTGGATACAGATTTCTACGCGGTGCACGGGTTAGTTACTGTTCACGGCGATCTCGCGCAACAACGAGATGACGCCGAGAGTGTAGCCGTCTGTCCTGAAGGTCACGTGATTAAAACATGTCGCTGCGAGGATAGGACTAAATGCGACGGAGCGCTGTTCAAAGATGACAAAACATGCATCATAAGAATGAGAGCTGGCGCCTCTCCAACAAAGGtcaattatatttatattcaagTTTAATTAGTGAATacaaaattctttaaaaagtCGTGTACCCGGTACCCAAGAACATCACCTTGCCAATTAAATGTGACATCCTTCAACGACAtccggattcgaacctgattgcATTTGTCGTACAGCCTACCGCATCGAGAGGACGCTGCGAATGCCTTCCTCGGCGGGAGGAATGTGGCAGACGCGCACGATGTCATCACAGAGTCGAATAGGGGGCGCCCCTAGGGAAAGGAcctctatttcttcaaattgctaCTCGTCCTACAGTTCTAAttagatcaattccaaatctAACACGATTATTCTAAGGACCAATACCTACAAAGTACGGGGCTGTTTTTGGATTTGCCCAAGAGAGGGTGCCTCTACTCTATTTCTTCAATCACACAGCGGAGCCATATAAGCCGAGACTCCTTCTTTTTATAATCAGGCGATTGGAGAATGCGCCAAGGATGAATGTGGTGATGTTTGGGTGTCTAAACGCTCGGGATATGCTGTAAGACCATCGGTCACTTGTGAACCTGGTTTCGTGATGACTGGTTGTAATATCTACTCTCCGTAAGTATTCGTCACATCCGCTAAAACGGCACCGCCAGGTTGCAGTCTAGATCACTACTCAACTGCCACAGTTGGTGTTGAGTGGCGTCCTGCCTCCCGCGAAGCTaggcagggattcaaacctgatggcatcctGATGCAtctggttcgaatccctaaaatgaaaagaaatcacGTTTAAAATGCTTAACAACTAAGCTAGAAAATTCAGTCAGATTGTTAAAAATCTAGAATTTCAATTTGTACTTGAATGAGTCTCGATTTTTTTATATCGAGTCCAGCTATAATCTAAACGTAAAactgaataaatatatttgtagATGGAAAACCACGGATAGCCTGGAGAATGTGTACTCAACTAAAAGCCAGGTACAGAGCGGAGGTAAAACTGTGTGGAAATGCCAGTCAGACGCCGACTGTCCAAACTCAACATGTATCGTTGACGCGAGATGTCTCAAGCCATCATAATAAAAATCGATAAAACTGAATTAACTTAATCAATAAAACTATggtattatatattactgatTTGTAGTACTTAATTCTGGATTGTTCTATTTTTCTGTTCTCTGTTTCCATTCgtatttaatgaataaaatataaattgttCGCTACAAAAAACCGTTTTATCTCGAGTAGAATTTGACTTACTCTGCGATTCGGGGGAGGGTTTGTCGTTCCGACCTACAAGCTAATACCTGAACATTAAACATCAGATAATTTCTACAAATGAAGGAACATGGACTAAAGTTTCCGGTGATCCGACAGTGAATCTCCGTATCCAGTttattgaatatatgaattagaataTCCATAATTATAATTCTGTCGATCAGATCTTGCTCGTGAAAAATTACTGCATTAAGACCTTGCGGTTTAAACTTAAATGAAGGAGGCTTTGGTTTATGAAATACATCACTTCTCTGACGGATTGTTTTGCTCTCAGTATCACTGGTGGTCCAACATCAGCATCGCTGGTGGTCAATAAGTTGTCAACATTAGTATGACTGGTGGTCATGTTGTCACCATTAGTATCCCTAGCCGGATTGTGTTCACTACAAATAATCAATGCTACAACCTTAACCTACATTCAACCACAGAGCATATCGCTCATAGAATAAGATACTTAGTGATCTGATATCGTTGATCAATAAAAGATTATTGGATTTCTGACATTTTTGCGGGTGCTTGAACCAAAGTAACACGTGTTTACAATTGACATGTCTCCAATCTatcaaaaattttttcaaatcggttttgtattttttcaagTTGAAGCTGACGTTGTTTTTTTGTGGAGAGAGCTTAGGAAACAACTGACGCTGACAAAACTGATTCTCTTTAGTACGGGCACAATGCGGAGTTCTCAGGTTCTACCTAAATTTTGTGTAGagttttgatatgaaagccagAAGATCTCTCTACTGCCGCTAAGGGGGATAGGTGTATTATTGATCACTACAATGAATgcgaaatatattcaaatatacccGCATGGATTCGAAAACCCGATGGCATAGCGGGGCAAACGGTTCGAATTTCTGCCCGACCAGGATAAACATCGACTGAATAATCCGTATAGACATtataattcaaagtttaaaaCGGTCCCTTTGAACCTGAATTTgttaacgaaaaaaaaacatcaagaTACATTGTACTTTTTAGAAGATCTACCAAAGAACGAGAAAACGTTCTTAAACATTTCGCTTCGTGATCAGAAACGTATTAGAGGTGTAACATTACGTACCCGGGGCGAGGGAACGGgtggagggggaggggggagggtgGTATGGGGTTTACTTGTATTTTGATATCCCTTGAGGAATATGATTCCTGAGCTTGAAACGACATATGTTTTTCACACTCAAGTGACTTTACTTTTGAAACGACGACGCAAAAACGTGAGACCAGACGAGAATAATGTACACGTATATGATTGTATACGTGTTATTTGCTAAGAATCCAGTGATCAGTCAACAACTATTCTATCAATACTGCGCAGTAAGTTTCTAACTCTATTGATCTTTATTTGAGGTTTATCGCGAAAGCTATACAactttttttgaaatgaaattctaaatagtcatcttcaggattacaaattttcgGACTCGACGtatatcattttttctttataattgtgggattctctttaTAATCTCGCTACAACGCGGATccatagtgttttatcaatggttatTTTAGGCACGTGATGATGAAACTCTTGGTGGTTATCCTCGCTTTATTCGCCGGTAAGTtttcaattaatcaattttaaagtTAATTGTTTTTGGCTGATTTTAACATGACATTTTTAAGTGGTATCATACGATACAATGAACGGTCTTTTCTTACCCTATAGACACTAACTCTGTACCTTTTGACAAACCAAACCCACTTTTTACCTAACCCTCTAGACCCTAAACCCTTTTTTTCTGCGATTGAAAaatccgccattttgttttcgtttttgTTTTGGAAATGGGAGTTAGAACTGCTCAACTTAAT
It includes:
- the LOC141914745 gene encoding glutathione-specific gamma-glutamylcyclotransferase 1-like, giving the protein MIILPEEKERLWIFGYGSLLWKPGFEYENELIGFIKGYSRKFWQSSTHHRGTKTYPGRVATLVPNENSTVWGTAFEVVGRTQVKEALLHLNGREILNGGYTMFHSKFYQYSTDSRRSDSDISVIVYSATCDNRLYTGPEEDDVLAERIVNARGSSGHNVEYVTRIAEYLRTRFPADCYDHHLQTLDSLIRLKLKQRQIDCVRDLWYLGTSALDSKTHSHPVDENNNNSKS
- the LOC141915533 gene encoding uncharacterized protein LOC141915533; the encoded protein is MRAGASPTKAIGECAKDECGDVWVSKRSGYAVRPSVTCEPGFVMTGCNIYSPWKTTDSLENVYSTKSQVQSGGKTVWKCQSDADCPNSTCIVDARCLKPS